The genome window TGCTGGATGCCCCTGTTTCTGGTGGAGAACCCAAGGCAATCGATGGAACCATTGCTGTCATGGTGGGTGGTAAAAAAGAGGTCTTTGACAAGTTCAAAGAGATCCTGGATGTTATGGCGGGTTCTGTTGTTTATGTTGGAAAAATTGGTGCAGGCAACACGACGAAACTGTGTAATCAGGTTGTTGTCGCCCTCAACATAGCAGCCGTTTCGGAAGCTATGATCCTGGCCAAGAAGGCCGGAGTAGATCCCGAACTCGTCTATCAGGCCATCAGAGGCGGTTTGGCTGGAAGCACTGTCATGGATGCAAAAGCACCGATGATGATGGATCGAAATTTTAAGCCCGGATTCAGGATAGATCTGCACATCAAGGATATGGCCAATGCACTGGAAACTTCCAGAGCCGTCGGGGCTCCTCTTCCTCTGGCCGCTCAGGCCATGGAGATCATGCAGGCCATAAAACAGGATGGCTGCGGCGTAGAAGATCATGCCAGCATTGTGAAGTTCTATGAAAAAATATCCAATGCAGAAGTCACAAGAAAAGTATGATGTCTTAGGTCTTCTTCTCTGAAAATAA of Oceanispirochaeta crateris contains these proteins:
- the garR gene encoding 2-hydroxy-3-oxopropionate reductase — protein: MSKRQEGVSSMKIGFIGLGIMGRPMAKNLLKAGHKLIVLDMNKTAVEELVAAGAGSAHTAAEIASQTDLIITMLPNSPHVKTVALGEHGLIESAAPGKVLIDMSSISPGASQEVAAGLAAKGMDMLDAPVSGGEPKAIDGTIAVMVGGKKEVFDKFKEILDVMAGSVVYVGKIGAGNTTKLCNQVVVALNIAAVSEAMILAKKAGVDPELVYQAIRGGLAGSTVMDAKAPMMMDRNFKPGFRIDLHIKDMANALETSRAVGAPLPLAAQAMEIMQAIKQDGCGVEDHASIVKFYEKISNAEVTRKV